The genomic region GGAGTTCATGGACCAGGAGGTCTACGAGGCCCTGTCTGACGTGAACGCGGTGGTCTGGGTGGTGGACCTCCGCCACCCCCCCACCCCGGAGGACGAGCTGGTGGCCAAGGCCCTCAAGCCCCTGGTGGGGAAGGTGCCCATCCTCCTGGTGGGCAACAAGCTGGATGCTGCCAAATACCCCGAGGAGGCCCTCAAGGCCTACCACGCCCTCCTGCCCGAGGCTGAGGCCAGGATGCTTTCCGCCCTGGACGAACGCCAGGTGGCCGGGCTCAAGGCGGAACTCCTGGCCCTTCTCCCCGAAGGCCCCTTCTTCTACCCCGAGGACTTCGCCAAAAGCGACCAGGACTTCGGGGAGTGGGTGGCGGAGATCATCCGGGAGGAGGCCATGAAGCGCCTCTGGCACGAGGTGCCCTACGCGGTGGCCGTAAAAACCGAAGAGGTGGCGGAACGGGAAAACGGCGTCCTGTACATCAAGGCCCTCCTCTACGTGGAGCGCCCCTCCCAGAAGGCCATCGTCATCGGGGAGGGGGGAAGGAAGCTCAAGGAGATCGGCCAGGCGGCCAGGAAGCAGCTGGAGATCTTCCTGAACCGCAAGATCTACCTGGACCTCTTGGTCAAGGTCTACCCCGACTGGCGCAAGGACCCCGAGGCCCTGCGGGAGCTGGGCTACCGATCCTCCATCGGGTGAGGAAGAGCATTCCCCTGGGGGCCTTTTCCGGTTAGCATACCCATATGCCCTGGCTCCTTCCTCGAGGCATCGCCCCCCTTCACGAAAAGGCCCTGGACCGTTTCATCGGGGCTTTGGTGGAGAAGCTTTCCGACCCCAGCGTGGACCGGAACGCCTTGGTGAGAGAGGAACTTGCCCGCCTCCTCCACGGCCGGCCCTATGCGGAACTCCTGGAGCTAAACCCCCTGGCCGCCATGGGCCTGGACCCCGAGGGCATCACCTTCGAGGCGGAGTACTACGCCGCCACCGACCAGGAAAAGTTCCAAAAGGTCAAACCCCTCCTTTGGTTCTGGAAGGTTTTGGACCTCACCCCCATCGGCCAGTCCGTGCACTCCGGGGTGGCCATCCGCCGGGCCTTAGCCCCCTTCATCTTCAAGCGGGTGGGGAAAAACCCCAAGTTCTTCCAGAACGTGGAGTTTTCCGTGGGGTACAACCTGGAGCTAGGGGACGACGTGGTGGTCCACCGCTACGTGCTCTTGGATGACATCGGGGGCATAAAAATCGGGGACCGCACCTCCCTTTCCGATTACGTGAACGTCTACAGCCACACCCACCACGTCCTGGCCTCCCCCGACGTGACCCTTAAAGAGACCATCATCGGCAGCGGGGTGCGCATCACCTACCACGCCACGGTCCTGGCCGGGGTGCGCATCGGGGACGACGCCATGGTGGGCACGGGGGCCATCGTCACCAAGGACGTGCCGCCCCACGCCATCGCCCTGGGTATCCCCGCCCGGCCGGTGCGCTTCAAGGTCCGCCACGACTGCCCCTACTGCCGCAAGGGGGAGCCCCACCCCTCGGACCTCATTCCCAAGGCCCCCGACCGCAAGGGCAACCCCGACTACCCCGACTTCCTCCCCCCGGGCTTCGGCACGCGGGAGGCCTAGGCCATGTGGACCAAGGAGGAGCTGGACCGCTACCACCGCCAGATGATCCTGCCCCAGGTGGGCCCCGAGGGACAGGAGCGGCTGAAGCGCGCTTCCGTGGTGGTGGTGGGGGCCGGGGGCCTAGGGGTGCCGGTCCTACAGTACCTGGTGGCCGCCGGGGTAGGACGGGTGGGCATCGTGGAGATGGACCGGGTGGAGCTCTCCAACCTCCACCGCCAGGTGCTCTACGCCACGGGGGATGTGGGCAAACCCAAGGCCCTGGCCGCCAAGGAGCGCCTCTTAGCCCTGAACCCTTTGGTGAAGATCGACGCCTATCCGGTGCGCCTCACCTCGGAAAACGCCCTGGAGATCCTGAGGCCTTACGATCTGGTGGTGGACGCCTCTGACAACTTCCCCACCCGTTATTTGGTGAACGACGCCTGCGTGCTCCTGAGGAAGCCCCTGGTCTACGGGGCCATCTACCAGTTTGACGGCCAGGTGGCGGTCTTCCACCACCTTACCCCCGAGGGGGAGATGGGCCCCTGCTACCGCTGCCTCTTCCCCAAGCCTCCCCCCCCGGGAAGCGTGCCCTCCTGCGCTGAGGCCGGGGTCTTCGGGGTCTTGCCGGCGGTGGTGGGCAGCCTCATGGCGGCGGAGGCCCTCAAGGTGCTTTTGGGGATCGGGAAACCCTTGGCTGGGGCCCTGCTCCTCTACGACGCCCTGGAGGGCCAGTTCCGCAAGCTCTCCCTGCGTCGGAACCCCGCCTGTCCAGTGTGCGGCGACCACCCTACCCAGCAGGAGCTGATAGACTACGAGGCCTTCTGCGGCCTTTGATGGCGTACAGCCCCAGGGAAGCCATCTCCCCAAAAAGAAAACCGGGGGCAAGCCCCCGGCGTGCTTACGGTGCCCTTCTAAGTACCCCGTCGTGGCTTGCGCCGTGCCGGGGGCCCCAAAGAGGCGACAACCAAGCCGCTTTGGCTTTAGCCAATGGGGCAGCCTTTGTGCGCGGGCGCTTAGGCCCGGGCCTCGAGGGGCACGTAGGGCACGTCCAGCTCCCCGGTATACTTGGCATCCGGCCTGAGAAGGCGGTTATCCATAGCCTTGTACTCCAGGATGTGTCCCACCCAACCGGAGATGCGGGCCACGGCGAAGATGGGGGTGAAGAACTCCAGGCCGAAGCCCAGGTCGGAGTAGACCACGCCGGAGTAAAAGTCCACGTTGGGGTAGATGCCCCTGGGGTTCAGGACCTTGCCTGCCTCCTCCTCCACGACCTTGAGGATCTGGTACTCGGTGGAGTGGCCGTGCTTTTCCGCCACCAGCCGGGCTAGGCGCTCCAGCACCCCGGCCCGGGGGTCGAAGGCCTTGTAGACCCGGTGGCCCATGCCCATGATGCGCTCCTTCTTGGCCAGCTTCTCCCGCACCCACTCCCGGGCCCTCTCAGGGGTGCCGATCTCCCGGATCATCTTCATCACCGCCTCGTTGGCCCCCCCGTGGCGCGGCCCCTTCAAGGAAGCCACAGCGGCGGTGATGGCCGAGTAGAGGTCGGTTTCCGTGGAAAAGGCGGCAATGGCGGTGAAGGTGCTGGCGTTGAAGCCGTGCTCCGCGTGCAGAATAAGGGCGGCGTCCATGAGGCGTTCCTGCTCCTTGGAGGGCTCCACGCCGTTCGCCATGTAGAGGAAGTTGGCCGCATGGGAGAGGTCCTCCCGGGGCGGAATGGGCTCTTTACCCTCCCTGAGGCGCTTGTTGGCGGCCACGATGGTGGCGAACTTGGCGATGAGGTCAAGGCCTTTCTGGTAAAGGGCCTCTTGGGAAATCTCCCCCTCGGTGGGGTCCAGCATCCCCAGCTCGGAAACCGCCGTGCGCAGGAAGCTCATGGGATGGGCCGAGAGGGGATAGCGGCGGAAGGATTCCAGGAGATGCTCGGGCAAGGCCCGTCGCCTAGCCAGCTCCTGCTTGAACCCCTCGAGCTCCTCCCGTTTGGGAAGTCTCCCATGTAGCAGGAGAAAGGTGGTTTCCTCAAAGGTGCTCTTCTCCGCCAGCTCCTGGATGGGGATCCCGTAGTAGTAAAGGCGGCCTGCCTCCCCGTCGATGAAGCACATCCGGCTTTCCGTAAAGAGCACGCCTTCCAAACCCCTTGCCACTTCCATACGCTCCTCCTTTTTTCGCACCCCAAGGGTGCTTCCTCGCCCATCATACCAGGGGGATCGGGTCCCGCTGGGCTATCCCGCTGGGCTATGGCAGCTAGAGGGCATCCTCCTGCAGGACCAGGGTCTTTAGATAAAGGCTTTCCGGCACGTGCAGGCTCCAGGGATGGTCCTTGGGCTGGTGGGTGAGGCCGTGCACCCTCAGGCGCATTCCCCGGTCGGCGGCCGCCCGCCGGGCCACCTCCAAAAGGTCCTCCGCCTTAAGGTAATAGCTGCAGGTGGAAAGCCAGAGGTACCCCTCGGGCGCAAGGAGCCGCAAGGCTTCCCGCAAAAGGTCCACCAGGTGCCGCTTCATGGGGGGAATCTCCTCCGGGCGCTTCACCAAGGTAGGAGGGTCCAGGAGGATGTGATCGAAGGACCCTTGAAGGCCCCTAAGCACCTCCAAGGCCTCCCCATGGCGGATGTCCACCTTTAGGCCCATCCTCAAGGCCACCTGGTCCAGGATGGCCAGGGCCTCGAGGTCCTTGTCCACCGCCAGGGCGTAGGCCCCCTTGCGGGCGGCGCGGAGGGCGAAGGCCCCCACGTAGCTGTACACGTCCAGCACCCGCTCCCCTGGGCGCACCATGGACTCAAAGAGCCGGCGGTTTTCCCGCTGGTCCAGGTAGAACCCCGTCTTTTGGGCCAGGGCCAGGGGAATGGGAAAGCGGAGGCCATCCTCCTCCACCTCCAAGATGGGGGGCACCTCCCCCCACACCACCCCCACCCGCCCGGGAAGCCCCTCCTGCCTCCTGGCCTCCATGTCGCTCCGCTCGTAAACCCCCTTGGGGCCCACCGCGTCTAGGAGGGCAGGAAACCAGACCTCCCTTAAAGCCTCCATCCCCCGGGTGCGCACCTGGAGAACCAGGACCTCTCCAAACCGGTCCACCACCAGGCCGGGGAGGCCATCCGCTTCTCCATGCACCAAGCGGTAGCTTTGGCCCAACCCCTCCCTTTTCCGCAAGGCTCGCCGGAAGCGGGCCAGAAAAAAGGCGCGATCCAAGGGGCCGGGGTCAAAGCGGTAAGCCCGGAAGGGGATGCGGGAATCCGGGTCCAGGTAGCCCACCGCCAAAAAGCTGCCATCGGCGGCCACCGCCTCCGCTACTCCCGCCTGGGAGGGCATCTCCTCCAGCTCGTCCCGGTAGAGGTTGGGGTAGAAGTTTCGGACCTTCCTCTCCTTTCCCGGCTTAACCAGCACCCTCAGCACGGGCTCAGCATACCCTTGTGCTACCTTGGAACCATGAACCGAAAGCGTTGGCTAGCCCTTCTCCTCTTCGTAATGGTGGTCTTTCTCGTGGTAGGCCTAGGGCGCCTCATCCAACCTCGAGAGGCCGGCCATCCCTGGCAGGAAACCACCCTGTACGGCCGGGGTGAAAAAGTCGTTCTCCTGGAGGTAGTGGGCAGCATCCCCACAGGGAAGGAACTCGAGAACCTCCTTTCCAAGATCCGCCAGGCCCGGGAGGATCCGGGCATCCGGGCCGCGGTCCTCTTCGTGGATAGCCCTGGGGGTAGCGTCACCGAAACCGAGGCCATCCACCGCGCCCTGAAGGGCCTAGCCCGGGACAAGCCCCTGGTGGCTGCCTTCGGCACCGTGGCCGCCAGCGGCGGCTACTACGTGGCCACCGCCGCACGGGAAATCTTTACCCCCGCTACAGCCATCACCGGCTCCATTGGGGTCATCGCCGCCCTTCCCCAGGTCCAGGGTTTACTGGCCAAGCTGGGCGTTCAAGTGGAAGTCCTTAAGGAAGGCCGGCTCAAGGATATGGGCTCCGGCCTCCGGCCCCTTACCCCGGAGGAGCGAACCCTCATCCAGGGCTACATGCGCGAGGCGTACGAGCTTTTCGTGGCCAGGGTTGCGGAGGGAAGGCACCTTCCCAAGGACAAGGTACGGCAGCTGGCCGATGGCCGCATCTACTCGGGAACCCAGGCCATCGCCCTCGGGCTTGCAGACCGGGAAGGCTACCTGGAAGACGCCGCTAAGCGCGCCGCGGAGCTGGCCGGTCTGGAGGAGTTCCGCCTGGTGCGCTATGTGAAACCTAAAGGCCTGCTGGACGGACTTCTGGGCGAGGGGTTTCCCCTGGGTCTCTCCTCGGAAACCGAGCAGCTAATTTCCCTACTCGGCCAGAACCGGTTGCGCCTCGAGTACCGCTACCTGGGAGGAGGGTTATGGTGATCGCTAGCCCCTGGCGCAGGCTCATGGCCTCCCTTATTGACGGGCTCATCCTGGTTCCCCTGAGCTTCCTCCTAATGGCCCTGGCCGGGATAAACCCCCTGGCGCAAACCACCACCTTCGTCCAGGATCTCCTCTTCAACTGGATACCCAGCTGGGCCTACTACGTGATCTTCACCGCATTATATGGGGCAACCCCGGGAAAGATGGCCCTGGGCCTCAAGGTGGTCCGCACGGACGGCCAGCCCGTGGACTGGCTCACCGCCTTCGTCCGCGAGGTCCCCGGCAAAACCCTGGCCGCCCTACCCCTTCTTCTGGGCTACCTCTGGGCCTTCTTCCACCCCAAGCGCCAAGCCTGGCATGACCTCATCGCCGACACCCTGGTGGTGCGCCCAGGCCAGGCCCATGCACTACCAGTTAAGTCCTCTACACATTGAACCCGAACATGCGCATCATGCGCTTGCCTTCCTCGGTCATCCTGGCTGGGGTCCAGGGAGGGGTCCAGACGAACTCCACATTCACCCCCTGCACCCCGGGAAGGCGCATCACCGCCATTTCCGCATCCGCCTTCACCATATCCTGGGCGGGACAGCCGATGGCGGTAAGGGTCATGGTAAGGTCCACCACCCCGTTTTCGTGGATCTCCACATCGTAAACCAAGCCCAGGTCCACGATGTTGACGGGGATTTCCGGGTCGTAGACCACCTTCAAGGCCTCGAGGACCTGTTCCTTGGTGGGCAGACCCTCTTTGCCCCCCGCCTGGTTCGCATTCCCCTCTTGCAAGCCAGCCTGCCCCTCGGGCAAACCCTCGCGGTGCCTCTCGTCCATGCTTTACAGGATACCCCTTCTCCCAGCACCCCGCCCGCCCGGCCTCACCATCTCCCCAAAAGGCTTCCTGGTCCTGGCAAAAACGCCGCGGGTGTGGCATAATGTCCCCCGGTTGGGGAGTAGCCCCAAGGCCAGCCTTCCGTCAAGACGGGCGCGGACCCCGGGAGGCTGGGGGCAGAAAGCCCGGGCAAGACCACCGCTTAAGCGGTGGTCTTTATCTTTTGGGAGGTGTGCATGGAAACCAGTGCCCTCTCGGTGATCCTAATCCTGGTGGCCCTCGAGGTCATCTTGTCCGCCGACAACGCCCTGATCCTGGGGGTCATCGTCCAAAGGCTACCCGTCCACCTCAGGCGTAGGGCCCTCTTTTACGGCATCCTGGGAGCTTATGTGCTCAGGGGTCTCGCCCTCCTCTTCGCCGCCTTGGTCATCAAGCTCTGGTGGGTCCAGGTGCTGGGGGCTGCCTATCTGCTTTACGTGGCCCTGAAGCACTTCCTCAGACCCCAGGAGGCCCATGCTCCACCTCCCCTCGAGGTGAGCGCCGCGCACTTTTGGAAAACGGTGGCCCAGGTAGAACTCATGGACCTGGCCTTCGCCGTGGACTCGGTGCTGGTGGCCGTGGCCCTCTCGGATAAGCTCTGGGTCATCTACACCGGGGTCTTCCTGGGCATCCTGGCCCTCCGGATGCTGGCCAGCCTGGTGGTCACCCTCCTGGACCGGTACCCCCGCTTCAAGCACCTGGCCTACGCGGTGGTGGGCCTAGCGGGGGTGAAGCTCTTGGTGGGTGGCTGGGACAAGCTGGCCAAGGAAGCCCTCCACCGCCCCGAGCTGGCGGTGGGCCTGGACAAGGAAGCCTTCAGCCTCCTCATCCTGGGGGTGCTCCTTTTGGGGAGCGTGTGGGCGCTGCGCAAACCCGCAGCCCAGCCCTCCTAAACGTACTTCTCCCCCCGGACCACCCAGACGTTCTCCACGTAGGCGATGACGGCGTAGTGGGGAAAGTAAGCCTCTTGCAGCCGGGCGAGGATCTTCAGGGCCACCTCCTCGGGAACGATGGTTTCCAGGCGGATGTTCTGCCCCTCCCAGTCCACGCTCCGCATGCCCCTCGAGCCCTCCCCCCGGGCGGGGACGATGGTGTACCCCTTGGCCCCCAGGCGCTTGACCTCCTCCACCAGCTTTTTCTCCAGCAGGCTTTCCGCCACGATGGTGACCAGCTTCAAAGGCACCAGGTCCATCCTTACCCCCCAATCCACTTGGCCATGGCGTGGTACACGGGAATGCCCAAGACCAGGTTAAAGGGAAAGGTCACCGCCAGGCTGGCGGTGAGGTACAGGCTGGGGTTGGCCTCGGGCAAGGCGATGCGCACCGCCGCTGGAGCGGCGATGTAGCTGGCGCTGGCGCTCATGGCCCCAAGCACGGTGGCCCCGCCCGGGGAAAGCCCTGCCAGGTGCCCCACCCAAACCCCCAAGGCGCCGTGGAGGAGGGGAAGGAGGGTGCCGAAGAGGAGCAGGCGCAAGCCCACCTGCCTCAGGTCGGCGAAGCGGGAAGCCGCCACCATACCCAGGTCCAGGAGGAAGAGGGTGAGGGCCCCGTAGAAAGGGTCCACGAAAAAGGGTTTCACCCGCTCCATCCCCACCTCCCCCGAAAGGGCGCCGATGAGAAGCCCCCCTAGGAGGAGGACCACGCTCCTCCCCGTGAGCACCTCGCGGAAGGCCTCCCCCAGACTTCCCCCGCCCCGCTTGGCGAGGAGCAGGGCCAAGACGATGCCCGGCACCTCCAGAAGGGCCACCAGGGTGGGGAGGAACCCCTCGGGCGGGTGGCCCACCCCCTGGGCGAAGGTGAAGGCGGCGAGGAAGGTGACCGCGGAAACCGAGCCGTAGTGGGCGGCCAAGGCCCCCGCGTTCACCCGGTCCACCCCGAGGAGGCGGCGGGCCGCCAGGTAGCCGGAAAGGGAACGGGCCAGGCCCAGGAACAGGGT from Thermus tengchongensis harbors:
- a CDS encoding P-II family nitrogen regulator, with translation MDLVPLKLVTIVAESLLEKKLVEEVKRLGAKGYTIVPARGEGSRGMRSVDWEGQNIRLETIVPEEVALKILARLQEAYFPHYAVIAYVENVWVVRGEKYV
- the sppA gene encoding signal peptide peptidase SppA, which encodes MNRKRWLALLLFVMVVFLVVGLGRLIQPREAGHPWQETTLYGRGEKVVLLEVVGSIPTGKELENLLSKIRQAREDPGIRAAVLFVDSPGGSVTETEAIHRALKGLARDKPLVAAFGTVAASGGYYVATAAREIFTPATAITGSIGVIAALPQVQGLLAKLGVQVEVLKEGRLKDMGSGLRPLTPEERTLIQGYMREAYELFVARVAEGRHLPKDKVRQLADGRIYSGTQAIALGLADREGYLEDAAKRAAELAGLEEFRLVRYVKPKGLLDGLLGEGFPLGLSSETEQLISLLGQNRLRLEYRYLGGGLW
- a CDS encoding TerC family protein, producing the protein METSALSVILILVALEVILSADNALILGVIVQRLPVHLRRRALFYGILGAYVLRGLALLFAALVIKLWWVQVLGAAYLLYVALKHFLRPQEAHAPPPLEVSAAHFWKTVAQVELMDLAFAVDSVLVAVALSDKLWVIYTGVFLGILALRMLASLVVTLLDRYPRFKHLAYAVVGLAGVKLLVGGWDKLAKEALHRPELAVGLDKEAFSLLILGVLLLGSVWALRKPAAQPS
- a CDS encoding HesA/MoeB/ThiF family protein: MWTKEELDRYHRQMILPQVGPEGQERLKRASVVVVGAGGLGVPVLQYLVAAGVGRVGIVEMDRVELSNLHRQVLYATGDVGKPKALAAKERLLALNPLVKIDAYPVRLTSENALEILRPYDLVVDASDNFPTRYLVNDACVLLRKPLVYGAIYQFDGQVAVFHHLTPEGEMGPCYRCLFPKPPPPGSVPSCAEAGVFGVLPAVVGSLMAAEALKVLLGIGKPLAGALLLYDALEGQFRKLSLRRNPACPVCGDHPTQQELIDYEAFCGL
- the era gene encoding GTPase Era — protein: MEEKTYSGFVAIVGKPNVGKSTLLNNLLGVKVAPISPRPQTTRKRLRGILTEGNRQIVFVDTPGLHKPVDALGEFMDQEVYEALSDVNAVVWVVDLRHPPTPEDELVAKALKPLVGKVPILLVGNKLDAAKYPEEALKAYHALLPEAEARMLSALDERQVAGLKAELLALLPEGPFFYPEDFAKSDQDFGEWVAEIIREEAMKRLWHEVPYAVAVKTEEVAERENGVLYIKALLYVERPSQKAIVIGEGGRKLKEIGQAARKQLEIFLNRKIYLDLLVKVYPDWRKDPEALRELGYRSSIG
- a CDS encoding sodium-dependent bicarbonate transport family permease, with amino-acid sequence MDALELLRLNLLSPMVLAFALGVAARLLKSDLAFPEALYTALSIYLLFAIGFKGGVELSKTPWGVLLLPLAATLFLGLARSLSGYLAARRLLGVDRVNAGALAAHYGSVSAVTFLAAFTFAQGVGHPPEGFLPTLVALLEVPGIVLALLLAKRGGGSLGEAFREVLTGRSVVLLLGGLLIGALSGEVGMERVKPFFVDPFYGALTLFLLDLGMVAASRFADLRQVGLRLLLFGTLLPLLHGALGVWVGHLAGLSPGGATVLGAMSASASYIAAPAAVRIALPEANPSLYLTASLAVTFPFNLVLGIPVYHAMAKWIGG
- a CDS encoding RDD family protein is translated as MVIASPWRRLMASLIDGLILVPLSFLLMALAGINPLAQTTTFVQDLLFNWIPSWAYYVIFTALYGATPGKMALGLKVVRTDGQPVDWLTAFVREVPGKTLAALPLLLGYLWAFFHPKRQAWHDLIADTLVVRPGQAHALPVKSSTH
- a CDS encoding class I SAM-dependent rRNA methyltransferase; its protein translation is MLRVLVKPGKERKVRNFYPNLYRDELEEMPSQAGVAEAVAADGSFLAVGYLDPDSRIPFRAYRFDPGPLDRAFFLARFRRALRKREGLGQSYRLVHGEADGLPGLVVDRFGEVLVLQVRTRGMEALREVWFPALLDAVGPKGVYERSDMEARRQEGLPGRVGVVWGEVPPILEVEEDGLRFPIPLALAQKTGFYLDQRENRRLFESMVRPGERVLDVYSYVGAFALRAARKGAYALAVDKDLEALAILDQVALRMGLKVDIRHGEALEVLRGLQGSFDHILLDPPTLVKRPEEIPPMKRHLVDLLREALRLLAPEGYLWLSTCSYYLKAEDLLEVARRAAADRGMRLRVHGLTHQPKDHPWSLHVPESLYLKTLVLQEDAL
- a CDS encoding acyltransferase, coding for MPWLLPRGIAPLHEKALDRFIGALVEKLSDPSVDRNALVREELARLLHGRPYAELLELNPLAAMGLDPEGITFEAEYYAATDQEKFQKVKPLLWFWKVLDLTPIGQSVHSGVAIRRALAPFIFKRVGKNPKFFQNVEFSVGYNLELGDDVVVHRYVLLDDIGGIKIGDRTSLSDYVNVYSHTHHVLASPDVTLKETIIGSGVRITYHATVLAGVRIGDDAMVGTGAIVTKDVPPHAIALGIPARPVRFKVRHDCPYCRKGEPHPSDLIPKAPDRKGNPDYPDFLPPGFGTREA
- a CDS encoding citrate synthase/methylcitrate synthase is translated as MEVARGLEGVLFTESRMCFIDGEAGRLYYYGIPIQELAEKSTFEETTFLLLHGRLPKREELEGFKQELARRRALPEHLLESFRRYPLSAHPMSFLRTAVSELGMLDPTEGEISQEALYQKGLDLIAKFATIVAANKRLREGKEPIPPREDLSHAANFLYMANGVEPSKEQERLMDAALILHAEHGFNASTFTAIAAFSTETDLYSAITAAVASLKGPRHGGANEAVMKMIREIGTPERAREWVREKLAKKERIMGMGHRVYKAFDPRAGVLERLARLVAEKHGHSTEYQILKVVEEEAGKVLNPRGIYPNVDFYSGVVYSDLGFGLEFFTPIFAVARISGWVGHILEYKAMDNRLLRPDAKYTGELDVPYVPLEARA
- a CDS encoding metal-sulfur cluster assembly factor; its protein translation is MDERHREGLPEGQAGLQEGNANQAGGKEGLPTKEQVLEALKVVYDPEIPVNIVDLGLVYDVEIHENGVVDLTMTLTAIGCPAQDMVKADAEMAVMRLPGVQGVNVEFVWTPPWTPARMTEEGKRMMRMFGFNV